Below is a window of Hydrogenimonas sp. SS33 DNA.
AAGAGGCCGCAAGCTTCGGCAAAGAGGTGCTTCCCGGACTGGCACTGGAGCCGCTGGAGGGGCGGAAGGATCCGCTGGGGGTCCTCTCTCTCGATCGGCTGAGGCTGCTGACGCTCAGGGGAGAGCCTTCGCCCTCCGGCGAGAGGCTCTACACCTTCATCCCCTTTTCGGGAGATCTGGACATCGGCGACACCCGGTACCTCTCCCGGGTGGAGTTTATCGACCGGCTCAAAGACAGGCTGGCCCTCGGCCTGGAAGAGAGCAGCCTCTCGGTCCTGCTGGTGAAACTCGAAAATTTCGATACGGTCGCCAGAAGCATCGGCTGGATCGAAGCCAACGCGGTTTTGATACGGTTCGGCGAACTTTTGCAGGAGCATTTCGGTCCGATGGAGGTGTTGGGGCTCTGGCACCGGGATATGCCCGTCGCCTTTTTCGAAAACCGTGACATCGAAAGACTTCAGGAACAGATCAAGGGTTTCGTGGCGGAGATGAAGCTTTTCGACTTCGGCCACAATGTCACCCTCTCCGCCGAATTTACCCTCGTCAAGATTGGGGAGGAGGATCTCAACGGCCTGATCAACCTGATCGAGAAGGAGTACGAGGGGGAACTCTCGGTGCGGGATACGAAAGCCTTCACCCTCTACAAGACCGGAAGCAACCACGCCACACCCGACGAGAGCCAGCTGCTGCGGCAGTTTTTCACCAACATCATGGCCAACGACCTGCCGGTGAAGCTTCTCAACATCTACAAGGGGCTTCCCATTTCGACGCCGACGAAAATCCTGAAGATGGAGGAGGGAAAGATCGTCGTCAAGGCGGAGAAACTGCAGAAGTTCGTCATGGCACAGGAGAGGAAGGTGGTGTTCCAGTCCCCCCACCTGCCCGGGGACGTGGAGGCGGACATCCACCTGGTGGATGAGAAGCGGCCGCTGGCCATCGTCAAAAACCTCCGGATGCTCCACTCCTCCGTCAACAACCGCAAACATACGCGGGTCAATGTCACCTCCCGCCTTCCCATCGCCATTTCGGAGGGGAAAAAGCAGTATACCGGCTATATTCAGGACCTCTCCGTCAACTCCATCGCCGTCCTTTTCAATGCGGGAAAATTCGAAGAGAACGTTTTACGGGAGAAAAGGGTCGAAGCCTCTTTCCGCCTCCCCTGGGAGAACGAGGAGGGGTTCGTCAATGTGCAGGTCGCGGCGAAGATCCTCTTCAACCGTGACGAGGGGGAACACCACAAAGCGGTGTTGATCCTCGAACCGGACGATATGACCGAGAGCTTCCTTTTTGACTACGTCTACAAACGGCAGAAGGAGCTGATCAGGGAGATCAGGAGCCGCATCACATGAGTTCGCCGAAAATGCCGCGGCTGCTGGCGCTCTCGGCGAGTGCGGGCAGCGGCAAGACCTTCGCCCTGGTCGCGCGCTATATCGCCCTGCTCTTTACCGGGGCGCGCCCTTCGGAGATATTGGCCATCACCTTCACCAACAAGGCGGCGGGGGAGATGCGCGAGCGGGTGACGTCGGCGCTGGCGTCGCTGCCGGAGGCGATGATTCCCGCCATCGCCGAAGCGAGCGGACTGAGCGAAGCCGGACTGCAGGCGCGCCGGCCCGAGGTGCTGCGCCGCTTCCTGGAGAGCGACCTGAAGGTGATGACGATCGACAGCTTCATCCACCAGGTGCTGCGAAAATTCTGCTGGTACGCAGGGCTGGATGCCGATTTCGAGATCGCTTCGACGCCGAAGGAGCGCTTTTTCGAAGCCTTTCTGGAATCGCTGGACGACAAAACCTACGCCGGCATGGTCGATTTCGCCCGATTCGAAGCCCAAAAGAGCGGCAGCATCGTCGATTTTTT
It encodes the following:
- a CDS encoding PilZ domain-containing protein, producing MARETFFRRLRLFRTLAVTPPGNEDFIWCGEADEGSCRRLDYEALSADDAKSPPHLVLFCYSDDPAQCEAMEAAAGKIDALRPWALLIFARKEAMASAMPFALKHHAFGLYPLSSEEAQMRAVATALPGMLERIQEQGRLTQLQKVTEMAPAEVLIGEKGQPLYLNRAAKGLFGVEEAASFGKEVLPGLALEPLEGRKDPLGVLSLDRLRLLTLRGEPSPSGERLYTFIPFSGDLDIGDTRYLSRVEFIDRLKDRLALGLEESSLSVLLVKLENFDTVARSIGWIEANAVLIRFGELLQEHFGPMEVLGLWHRDMPVAFFENRDIERLQEQIKGFVAEMKLFDFGHNVTLSAEFTLVKIGEEDLNGLINLIEKEYEGELSVRDTKAFTLYKTGSNHATPDESQLLRQFFTNIMANDLPVKLLNIYKGLPISTPTKILKMEEGKIVVKAEKLQKFVMAQERKVVFQSPHLPGDVEADIHLVDEKRPLAIVKNLRMLHSSVNNRKHTRVNVTSRLPIAISEGKKQYTGYIQDLSVNSIAVLFNAGKFEENVLREKRVEASFRLPWENEEGFVNVQVAAKILFNRDEGEHHKAVLILEPDDMTESFLFDYVYKRQKELIREIRSRIT